A window of the Phaseolus vulgaris cultivar G19833 chromosome 5, P. vulgaris v2.0, whole genome shotgun sequence genome harbors these coding sequences:
- the LOC137834011 gene encoding uncharacterized protein produces MARKPPTPPPSVDMPNLAQAITMMATTLQQQSATMAQQHQAALHQLEIARLAAKASQLHQQPHTFSLEEFLRHNPPKFNGKVNPNEANKWVRDIENSFEATQCPEERKLSYVIYMLIEEVEFWWIGMKQMMEDKGEIVTWESFKVRFLEEYFPNSVRYAKEIEFMQLEQGNLSVIEYVTRFKHLARFYTQTMTEAWRCRKYKFGLRQQLK; encoded by the coding sequence ATGGCACGTAAACCACCTACTCCTCCTCCATcagtagatatgcccaacttagctcAGGCAATAACAATGATGGCAACAACCTTGCAACAACAGAGTGCTACTATGGCACAACAACATCAGGCTgcccttcatcaattagaaatAGCTAGATTAGCAGCAAAAGCATCTCAActtcatcaacaaccccatacCTTTAGTTTGGAGGAATTTCTGAGACACAATCCACCAAAATTTAATGGGAAGGTAAATCCAAATGAAGCAAACAagtgggtgagagacatagaaaatagttttgaagctactcaatgcccCGAAGAAAGAAAATTATCTTATGTCATCTATATGCTTATTGAAGAAGTTGAGTTTTGGTGGATAGGTATGAAGCAGATGATGGAGGACAAAGGAGAAATTGTCACTTGGGAGAGTTTCAAAGTAAGATTCCTGGAGGAGTATTTTCCTAATAGTGTCAgatatgcaaaagaaattgaattcatgcagcTGGAACAAGGAAATCTTTCAGTCATTGAATATGTtactaggttcaaacacctagctagattctacacccagaccatgactgaggcttggagatgtagaaaataTAAGTTTGGGTTGAGGCAACAGCTTAAATAA